In the genome of Treponema pedis, one region contains:
- a CDS encoding alpha/beta hydrolase, with product MQTGKSLSKFYNPVKKISEVNNFMMKNKKKLCLCILFALIFILAVLVGYIKFIEHRSLSSWVIEKAFWFMGTKKLSVQIAEAGLTELQRLQKPDKTDNPSELLGMPVTETEIGGMQVFIWNDFYNQNQKIILYIHGGSYINHAVNQHYTAVTTIAKAAGAKVIFPVYPLAPKTTYKTVYRQLNELYKEILKTSAAEKITVIGDSAGGGLALGFALYLRDTQQAQPARLVLFSPWVDVTMTHPEIKNYESTDPMLYGPYLALAGEAWAGGKENIKEPYVSPAYGNFNGIAPIIMFTGTHDILYPDILKFHSLLKMQGAEHSIVIAEKMNHAYALYPIPEAKQVQYDIAALIKAQ from the coding sequence ATACAAACGGGCAAAAGCCTCTCAAAGTTTTACAATCCCGTTAAAAAAATATCGGAGGTTAATAATTTTATGATGAAAAATAAAAAAAAACTGTGTTTATGTATTTTATTTGCTTTGATTTTCATACTCGCCGTTCTTGTAGGATACATCAAATTTATAGAACATCGGTCTTTATCGAGTTGGGTAATTGAAAAAGCTTTTTGGTTTATGGGCACAAAAAAACTGTCGGTTCAAATTGCCGAAGCGGGTTTAACCGAATTACAAAGATTACAAAAACCTGATAAAACGGACAATCCGTCCGAACTGCTCGGTATGCCCGTAACGGAAACCGAAATCGGCGGTATGCAGGTTTTTATCTGGAATGATTTTTACAATCAAAATCAAAAAATAATTCTGTACATTCACGGCGGGTCATATATTAACCATGCCGTAAATCAGCATTATACCGCCGTTACAACAATTGCAAAAGCGGCGGGAGCAAAAGTTATTTTTCCCGTTTATCCGCTTGCACCCAAAACAACATATAAAACGGTGTACCGGCAATTAAACGAACTCTACAAAGAAATACTTAAAACTTCGGCGGCGGAAAAAATAACCGTAATAGGGGATTCCGCCGGCGGCGGACTTGCACTCGGTTTTGCGCTCTACCTTCGCGACACGCAACAAGCACAGCCTGCACGTCTCGTACTTTTTTCTCCTTGGGTCGATGTAACTATGACTCATCCTGAAATAAAAAACTATGAAAGTACCGACCCGATGCTTTACGGTCCGTATCTCGCACTTGCAGGTGAAGCATGGGCGGGCGGTAAAGAAAATATAAAAGAGCCGTATGTAAGTCCGGCTTACGGAAACTTTAACGGTATCGCGCCGATTATTATGTTCACAGGTACCCATGACATTCTCTATCCGGATATACTAAAATTTCATTCTTTATTAAAAATGCAAGGAGCCGAACACTCCATAGTCATTGCGGAGAAAATGAATCACGCTTATGCACTGTATCCTATTCCCGAAGCAAAACAGGTTCAATATGATATTGCAGCATTGATAAAGGCACAATAA
- a CDS encoding MBL fold metallo-hydrolase, with product MKDANNIDGIVLYEDNDHKFIWLGSESKNRKGAVQTMQYLIIDHGRGVLLDPGGVHLFSRVVTAVSRFISVDKIDTIFFSHQDPDVSSGIALWLGVTKAKVYISGLWVRFMPHFGIVDISRIIAIPDKGLNIALPSGAYMRCIPSHFMHSPGQFGLYDERSRILFTGDIGAAVFEDDNETTFVEDFSKHIPLIEGFHVRYMASNSIARRWAETVRALNPIMIAPQHGAIYKDEQVNNFLNWISNLKCGIDYLERLF from the coding sequence ATGAAAGACGCGAACAATATTGACGGAATTGTTTTATATGAAGATAACGACCATAAATTTATTTGGTTGGGTTCGGAAAGTAAGAACAGAAAAGGTGCTGTCCAAACCATGCAATACCTTATTATAGACCATGGACGAGGAGTATTGCTTGACCCGGGCGGAGTTCACCTTTTTTCGCGCGTAGTAACGGCAGTAAGCCGTTTTATATCGGTGGATAAAATCGATACTATTTTCTTTTCACACCAAGACCCGGACGTATCTTCAGGGATTGCTCTTTGGTTGGGTGTAACAAAGGCAAAGGTATATATTTCAGGTTTATGGGTAAGGTTTATGCCGCATTTCGGTATAGTAGATATTTCAAGAATTATCGCCATTCCGGATAAGGGCTTAAATATTGCACTTCCTTCAGGAGCATATATGCGCTGTATTCCTTCACATTTTATGCATTCTCCGGGCCAATTCGGACTTTACGATGAGCGCTCCCGCATTTTATTTACGGGCGATATAGGAGCGGCGGTTTTTGAAGACGATAATGAAACTACTTTTGTTGAAGACTTTTCAAAGCATATTCCGCTTATAGAAGGTTTTCATGTGCGGTATATGGCCTCAAACAGTATCGCACGCAGATGGGCGGAAACAGTGCGCGCATTAAATCCCATTATGATAGCACCGCAACACGGTGCCATTTATAAAGACGAGCAGGTGAATAACTTTTTGAATTGGATATCGAATTTGAAGTGCGGTATCGATTATTTGGAAAGATTATTTTAA
- a CDS encoding ATP-binding protein, which yields MLKRKIENKLSEWKNLENKKPLILRGLRQCGKTFSVMNFAKNNYEHIIYLNFFENPSYATAFSGSLETDNIIMQISAMIGKKAVFKAGKTVLILDEIQECPEARTALKFFCLDGRFDIIATGSLLGVRGYGKAPKSIPVGYETSLEMYPLDFEEFLWANEIPEEIIEVLKNRITEVKPVPDALHQRMRQLLFQYTVVGGMPEAVNAFVKTKQINTVLAVQKDIIRSYEDDMLKHAQTTDKSKIVECFKSVPRQLARENKKFKYSEVKKGGSASKYTGSLQWIEDASIITRCFNLETTELPFSGYCIDDVFKVYMSDTGLFSSMLEDGTSFDILNGKLYAYKGAIFENLIADIFYKMGRKLYYFRKDSGLEIDFLIRYKGNATAVEVKAVNGNAKSLKTVLKNKEKYHLKNAIKLGDYNIGKINIEEAEVLTLPLYAAFLLREV from the coding sequence GTGTTAAAAAGAAAAATAGAAAACAAACTCTCGGAATGGAAAAATCTGGAAAATAAAAAACCTCTTATTTTAAGAGGATTAAGACAGTGCGGTAAAACTTTTTCCGTAATGAATTTTGCAAAAAATAATTACGAACACATAATTTACTTAAATTTTTTTGAAAATCCGAGCTATGCAACCGCTTTTTCCGGTTCGCTTGAAACAGACAACATTATAATGCAAATTTCGGCTATGATAGGCAAAAAGGCTGTTTTTAAAGCCGGAAAAACGGTTCTTATTTTAGATGAAATTCAGGAATGCCCGGAAGCAAGAACCGCTCTTAAATTTTTTTGTTTGGACGGACGATTTGATATAATTGCAACAGGCTCTTTATTGGGTGTCCGCGGGTACGGGAAAGCTCCGAAATCCATTCCTGTAGGGTATGAAACCTCTCTTGAAATGTATCCTCTTGATTTTGAAGAATTTCTTTGGGCAAACGAAATTCCCGAAGAGATTATAGAAGTCTTAAAAAACCGTATTACGGAAGTAAAGCCCGTACCCGATGCACTGCATCAAAGAATGCGGCAGCTGCTTTTCCAATATACGGTAGTGGGCGGAATGCCCGAAGCAGTCAACGCTTTTGTAAAAACAAAACAGATAAACACGGTCCTTGCAGTACAAAAAGATATTATCCGCTCATACGAAGATGATATGCTGAAACACGCTCAAACAACCGATAAATCAAAAATTGTAGAATGCTTTAAATCCGTTCCAAGACAACTTGCAAGAGAAAATAAAAAGTTTAAATATTCGGAGGTAAAAAAAGGAGGCAGTGCATCAAAATATACAGGAAGTTTACAGTGGATAGAAGATGCCAGTATTATTACACGCTGTTTTAATTTGGAAACTACGGAACTTCCATTCAGCGGATATTGCATAGATGACGTTTTTAAAGTTTATATGAGCGATACGGGACTTTTTTCCTCAATGCTTGAAGACGGAACCTCTTTTGATATTTTAAACGGTAAACTTTACGCTTATAAGGGCGCAATTTTTGAAAACCTTATAGCCGATATTTTTTACAAAATGGGAAGAAAATTGTATTATTTCAGAAAAGATTCCGGTCTGGAAATAGACTTTCTTATACGCTACAAAGGAAATGCAACGGCGGTTGAAGTAAAGGCTGTAAACGGAAATGCAAAGAGTTTAAAAACCGTATTAAAAAACAAAGAAAAATATCATCTTAAAAACGCAATAAAGCTAGGCGATTACAATATAGGGAAAATAAATATAGAAGAGGCGGAGGTGCTTACTCTTCCTCTGTACGCCGCATTTCTTTTAAGAGAGGTATAA
- a CDS encoding RNA-binding domain-containing protein: protein MKKYLESEAVELKEKYTDTIAKEIVSFLNGDGGTILIGVKNNGAVVGVNKIDEVLRRISDVITAQIEPNPQDEIRLELRFDSGKTIVLIHIRKGRNHIYCQKKYGFSSTGCTIRIGTTCKEMTAEQIKIRYERKFIDSEYMIKKKSNLKELSFKELKIYYSEKGYHLEDRTFESNLNLRNEAGEYNLLAELLSDKNNIPFIFVKFQGKNKASISERSDYGCGCLLTTYSKIKNRLQAENICISDTTVRPRKDIYLFDYDAVNEAILNALVHNDWLITEPQISMYNDRLEILSHGGLPNGLSKKQFFAGISKPRNITLMRIFLAMGLTEHTGHGIPTIVEKYGKEIFEIESNYIHCIIPFEKEVLAVLPNKNVGLNVGLNVGLNVGLNKTEKIVIELLIENPSYTSIDIAAKIGVSKRTIERTFKTLQEKSIIERIGSKRDGNWIVIG, encoded by the coding sequence ATGAAAAAATATTTGGAATCGGAAGCTGTAGAATTAAAAGAAAAATATACTGATACGATTGCAAAAGAAATAGTATCTTTTCTTAATGGAGACGGCGGAACAATCCTTATCGGAGTAAAGAATAATGGAGCAGTCGTTGGTGTCAATAAAATTGATGAAGTATTAAGAAGAATTTCCGATGTTATAACAGCACAAATAGAACCGAATCCTCAAGACGAAATAAGATTAGAACTAAGATTTGATAGCGGAAAAACAATCGTTTTAATTCATATCCGTAAAGGCAGAAACCATATTTATTGTCAAAAGAAGTATGGCTTTTCTTCTACCGGATGTACTATAAGGATAGGAACAACTTGCAAAGAAATGACTGCAGAACAAATAAAAATAAGGTATGAGCGGAAATTTATTGACAGCGAATACATGATTAAGAAAAAATCAAATTTAAAAGAATTATCTTTTAAAGAGCTTAAAATATATTATTCTGAAAAAGGTTATCATCTGGAAGACCGAACCTTTGAAAGTAATTTAAACTTACGAAATGAAGCCGGAGAATACAATTTATTAGCTGAATTATTATCGGATAAAAACAATATTCCTTTTATATTTGTAAAATTTCAAGGAAAAAACAAAGCTTCAATCTCCGAAAGGAGCGACTATGGATGTGGGTGCCTTTTAACAACCTATAGCAAAATAAAAAATAGATTACAAGCTGAAAATATATGTATCTCCGATACCACTGTCAGACCGAGAAAAGATATTTATTTATTTGATTATGATGCCGTAAATGAAGCTATCCTGAATGCATTAGTCCATAATGACTGGTTAATTACCGAACCGCAAATATCTATGTATAATGACAGATTGGAAATATTATCACATGGAGGGCTCCCAAACGGGTTAAGTAAGAAACAATTCTTTGCGGGTATAAGTAAACCGAGAAACATAACATTGATGCGAATTTTTCTGGCGATGGGGCTGACGGAACATACAGGGCATGGAATACCGACAATCGTCGAAAAGTACGGAAAAGAAATTTTCGAAATTGAAAGTAACTATATTCATTGCATAATTCCATTTGAAAAAGAAGTTCTTGCCGTGCTTCCGAATAAAAATGTCGGTTTGAATGTCGGTTTGAATGTCGGTTTGAATGTCGGTTTGAATAAAACGGAAAAAATAGTGATTGAACTGTTAATAGAAAATCCAAGTTATACGTCTATCGATATTGCAGCAAAAATAGGAGTTTCCAAAAGAACAATTGAAAGAACTTTTAAGACTTTGCAAGAAAAAAGTATAATAGAGAGAATCGGGTCAAAGCGTGACGGGAACTGGATTGTAATAGGGTAA
- a CDS encoding methyl-accepting chemotaxis protein — translation MNEDNKKIVENFSDLVDKIVVQYNRGIVLDFVTSNSFDIIEESIDNLQERFNTILSLFEEIQKESSSSAENAGKIDEMIGTVLEKRENVQREVHKRVEQIEATAANAQHAADAFTVLKDRTAEVKDMLSSIQEVSVKTGILAINASIEAARAGSFGSGFRIIANEVRSLATQTGDFAKNIQSKLDELSKSVSEINDSMSLFISLFSKFQSSFNGVLNNLDENSITLNKASDFLTEITSSIKEQDITIREGFYSLKKIDGLLRETGAILDVVQTSHEHLGTLLQQK, via the coding sequence ATGAATGAAGATAATAAAAAAATAGTTGAAAATTTCTCGGATTTGGTAGATAAAATAGTTGTTCAATATAACAGAGGTATCGTTCTGGATTTTGTAACTTCAAATTCGTTTGATATAATTGAAGAATCGATAGACAATTTGCAGGAACGTTTTAATACGATTCTTTCTTTATTTGAAGAAATACAAAAAGAAAGCAGTTCTTCTGCGGAAAATGCAGGGAAAATCGATGAGATGATAGGAACCGTTTTGGAAAAAAGAGAAAATGTTCAAAGGGAAGTTCATAAACGGGTTGAACAAATTGAAGCTACAGCAGCAAATGCGCAACATGCCGCCGATGCTTTTACCGTGTTAAAGGATAGAACGGCGGAGGTAAAAGATATGCTTTCAAGTATTCAAGAGGTATCGGTTAAAACCGGAATTCTTGCAATTAATGCTTCAATTGAAGCCGCGAGAGCGGGAAGTTTCGGGAGCGGTTTTAGGATTATTGCAAATGAAGTACGCTCTCTTGCAACTCAAACGGGCGATTTTGCAAAAAATATTCAATCAAAACTTGATGAATTAAGTAAGTCCGTAAGTGAAATAAATGACAGTATGTCCCTTTTTATATCTCTTTTTTCTAAATTTCAAAGTTCGTTTAACGGGGTTTTAAACAATCTTGATGAAAATTCAATAACTTTGAACAAGGCAAGCGATTTCCTTACGGAAATTACTTCATCGATAAAAGAGCAGGATATTACTATAAGAGAAGGTTTTTATTCTCTTAAAAAGATAGACGGTCTTTTACGCGAAACAGGGGCAATACTCGATGTAGTGCAAACCAGCCACGAACACTTGGGCACCTTGTTGCAGCAAAAATAA
- a CDS encoding pyridoxamine 5'-phosphate oxidase family protein, with translation MRRKDREITDCKTIKMIIEQSDCIRLGFIDCGEVYIIPLNYGYEEIDGRFIFYFHGAGKGRKIDLIQKNPKAGFELDTNHSLISGNTACSYGYAYRSIIGTGTVQFVNNTEEKKHALTLLMKHHTGKTDWHFAEADINSVCVFKLTVINMTAKERPMPGQHEPENT, from the coding sequence ATGAGAAGAAAAGACAGGGAAATAACCGATTGTAAAACAATTAAAATGATTATAGAACAAAGCGATTGCATAAGACTTGGATTTATTGACTGCGGAGAGGTTTATATTATTCCTCTTAATTACGGCTATGAAGAAATTGACGGACGGTTTATATTTTATTTTCACGGTGCCGGAAAAGGGAGAAAAATAGATTTAATACAAAAAAATCCGAAAGCGGGCTTTGAGCTTGATACTAATCATAGTCTTATATCGGGAAATACGGCTTGCAGTTACGGATACGCATACAGGTCCATAATAGGAACCGGAACGGTTCAATTTGTAAATAATACGGAAGAAAAAAAACATGCTCTTACCTTGTTGATGAAGCACCATACGGGTAAAACGGACTGGCATTTTGCAGAGGCGGATATTAACTCCGTTTGTGTTTTTAAATTAACCGTTATTAATATGACTGCAAAGGAGCGGCCTATGCCCGGTCAACACGAACCTGAAAATACATAA